In a genomic window of Amycolatopsis japonica:
- a CDS encoding phosphoribosyl-ATP diphosphatase → MKTFDELFAELAERARTRPDGSGTVAALDAGVHAQGKKVLEEAGEVWIAAEHESDDRLSEEISQLLYRVQVLMLGRGLSTEDVYRYL, encoded by the coding sequence GTGAAGACCTTCGATGAGCTGTTCGCCGAGCTTGCCGAGCGCGCCCGCACGCGCCCTGACGGTTCCGGCACCGTCGCCGCGCTGGACGCGGGAGTGCACGCGCAAGGCAAGAAGGTGCTCGAAGAGGCGGGCGAGGTGTGGATCGCCGCCGAGCACGAATCCGACGACAGGCTCTCCGAGGAGATTTCACAGCTGCTGTACCGCGTACAGGTGCTCATGCTCGGCCGAGGACTGTCGACAGAGGACGTGTACCGGTACCTGTGA
- a CDS encoding methylated-DNA--[protein]-cysteine S-methyltransferase, which translates to MRTHTVIDSPYDKLTLVADGESLCGVYMVQQRHRPAEESFGHPDPGAPIFADTEKQLKEYFAGQRKEFDLSLSFGGTEFQRMVWEGLLGIPYGETVSYGQLADRLGRPTASRAVGLANGKNPISIIVPCHRVIGSNGDLTGYGGGVERKRHLLDFERGGAALF; encoded by the coding sequence ATGCGCACGCACACCGTCATCGACAGCCCGTACGACAAGCTGACCCTGGTCGCGGACGGCGAAAGCCTCTGCGGGGTCTACATGGTCCAGCAACGGCACCGCCCGGCCGAGGAGAGCTTCGGCCATCCGGACCCGGGCGCGCCGATCTTCGCCGACACCGAGAAGCAGCTGAAGGAATACTTCGCCGGACAGCGGAAGGAATTCGATCTTTCACTGAGCTTCGGCGGCACCGAATTCCAGCGGATGGTCTGGGAAGGCCTGCTCGGCATCCCATATGGCGAGACGGTTTCCTATGGTCAGCTCGCCGACCGTCTGGGCAGGCCCACCGCGTCGCGCGCGGTCGGGCTCGCGAACGGGAAGAACCCCATCAGCATCATCGTGCCCTGCCATCGCGTGATCGGTTCCAACGGCGATCTCACCGGTTACGGCGGTGGTGTCGAACGGAAACGGCACCTGCTCGACTTCGAACGGGGCGGCGCCGCGCTGTTCTGA
- the hisG gene encoding ATP phosphoribosyltransferase has product MLRVAVPNKGALAAAATEMLGEAGYRKRHEARDLTVLDTVNEVEFFFLRPKDIAIYVGSGELDLGITGRDLALDSGAPVEEILGLGFGGSTFRYAAPAGREWRAEDLQGKRLATSYPRLVRENLKQHGVEAEVIRLDGAVEISIQLGVADAIADVVESGRSLRQHNLVAFGDPICVSEAVLLQRAGTEHTRPKDQLKARLQGVVFAQHYMMLDYDCPRSLLDAAIAITPGLESPTVAPLAHEDWVAVRAMVPRKEVNRIMDELAETGAKAVLASDIRACRL; this is encoded by the coding sequence ATGCTGCGTGTCGCCGTGCCGAACAAGGGAGCCCTCGCCGCCGCTGCGACGGAGATGCTCGGCGAGGCCGGCTACCGCAAGCGACATGAGGCCCGCGACCTGACCGTCCTCGACACGGTCAACGAGGTCGAGTTCTTCTTCTTGCGTCCCAAGGACATCGCGATCTACGTCGGATCCGGCGAACTGGACCTCGGCATCACCGGCCGCGACCTCGCGCTCGACTCAGGCGCCCCGGTCGAGGAGATCCTCGGCCTCGGCTTCGGCGGTTCCACCTTCCGGTACGCCGCGCCAGCGGGCCGGGAGTGGCGGGCCGAAGACCTGCAGGGCAAGCGGCTCGCGACGTCGTACCCGCGGCTCGTGCGCGAGAACCTCAAGCAGCACGGGGTCGAGGCGGAGGTCATCCGCCTCGACGGCGCCGTCGAGATCTCAATCCAGCTCGGCGTGGCCGACGCCATCGCGGACGTCGTCGAGTCGGGACGTTCGTTGCGCCAGCACAACCTCGTGGCCTTCGGCGACCCGATCTGCGTATCGGAGGCGGTGCTGCTGCAGCGGGCGGGCACCGAGCACACCCGGCCCAAGGACCAGCTGAAGGCACGGCTGCAGGGTGTCGTCTTCGCCCAGCACTACATGATGCTGGACTACGACTGCCCGCGGTCGCTGCTCGACGCGGCCATCGCGATCACGCCGGGACTCGAGTCGCCGACCGTCGCGCCGCTGGCGCACGAAGACTGGGTGGCCGTGCGGGCGATGGTGCCGCGCAAGGAGGTCAACCGGATCATGGACGAACTCGCCGAGACCGGCGCCAAGGCCGTCCTCGCTTCGGACATCCGGGCCTGCCGCCTCTGA